A stretch of the Hevea brasiliensis isolate MT/VB/25A 57/8 unplaced genomic scaffold, ASM3005281v1 Scaf171, whole genome shotgun sequence genome encodes the following:
- the LOC131176570 gene encoding D-amino-acid transaminase, chloroplastic-like has translation MEHQKSDEIAAFEAEKAVYSDFKVHVFSSSSELLERLHEKWSLVKKQPYPAMYSSVYGGIILDPAIMVIPIDDHMVHRGHGVFDTSIIYDGYLYELDVHLDRFLRSASKAKISSPFPRSTLRSILIQMTAVSKCKKGTLRFWLSAGPGNFLLSPAGCPTSAFYAVVIDDDFSQCKEGVKVITSTIPMKSPLFATTKNVNYLPNVLSVMEAEEKGAFASIWVDNEGYIAEGPNVNVAFITQDKELILPSFDKILSGCTALRLLQVAPKLVEQGQLKRVKIADLTVQEAKRAAEMMYVGSTLPLLPIVMWDEQSIGDGKVGELTMALSDLLWEDMVAGDGMQRVPVPYEKLAT, from the exons ATGGAGCATCAAAAATCAG ATGAGATTGCTGCATTCGAGGCTGAGAAAGCAGTCTACAGTGACTTTAAGGTTCACGTGTTCTCCTCTTCTTCAGAG TTGCTTGAAAGGCTACACGAGAAATGGAGTTTAGTAAAAAAGCAACCATACCCAGCAATGTATTCTAGCGTGTATGGAGGAATAATTCTTGATCCTGCAATTATGGTGATTCCTATAGATGATCACATGGTTCATCGAGGGCATGGAGTGTTCGATACATCTATTATTTATGATGG ATATCTTTATGAACTTGATGTCCATTTGGACCGCTTTCTACGATCAGCATCTAAAGCAAAGATATCTTCTCCTTTCCCTCGCTCAACTCTTCGAAGCATTCTTATTCAAATGACAGCAGTATCGAAATGCAAGAAAGGAACTCTAAGATTCTGGCTAAGTGCAGGCCCTGGAAACTTCTTGCTTTCGCCTGCAGGTTGCCCAACTTCTGCTTTCTATGCTGTAGTTATTGATGATGACTTCTCCCAGTGCAAGGAGGGGGTTAAAGTGATAACTTCCACTATCCCCATGAAGTCACCTTTGTTTGCAACTACGAAAAATGTGAACTATCTCCCTAATGTCCTCTCAGTAATGGAAGCCGAAGAGAAGGGAGCATTTGCTTCTATCTGGGTTGATAACGAAGGCTATATCGCTGAGGGTCCAAATGTGAATGTGGCTTTCATAACCCAAGATAAGGAGCTTATCTTACCTTCATTTGACAAGATCCTTAGTGGTTGCACTGCATTAAGGCTTCTTCAAGTAGCACCTAAATTGGTCGAGCAAGGGcaattaaaaagagttaaaaTTGCTGATCTTACTGTTCAAGAGGCCAAAAGGGCAGCTGAAATGATGTATGTTGGAAGCACACTTCCTCTCTTGCCAATTGTTATGTGGGATGAGCAATCCATTGGAGATG GAAAGGTAGGAGAGTTAACAATGGCACTCTCTGATCTGCTTTGGGAAGATATGGTTGCAGGCGACGGCATGCAAAGGGTACCTGTTCCTTATGAGAAGCTAGCCACATAG
- the LOC131176568 gene encoding signaling peptide TAXIMIN 2-like, whose protein sequence is MADCRPLGFLIGLPFAFVSLLLSLVGAIVWIIGSVLSCICPCCIFCAGLADLAMSLVKLPVTIIQGFIAFIPC, encoded by the exons ATGGCAGATTGCAGGCCTTTAGGGTTCTTGATAGGTTTGCCATTTGCTTTCGTTTCTTTGCTTTTATCCCTAGTTGGAGCCATTGTGTGGATTATTGG GAGTGTATTGAGTTGCATCTGCCCTTGTTGCATATTTTGTGCCGGACTTGCAGACTTGGCGATGAGTCTTGTGAAGCTTCCTGTAACTATCATCCAGGGATTCATTGCTTTTATTCCTTGTTGA